One Amorphoplanes digitatis genomic window carries:
- a CDS encoding TetR/AcrR family transcriptional regulator, producing the protein MSAERSYHHGDLRAALIDTSFTLLAEQGLERFSVAAVARRLGVSSAAPYRHFPDRSRLLGAVSAAAARDLRAAIADAAEAAGPDPADRLAAAAGAYVRYVAGTGAGIHVIYAAELYGLADDARAEQTRALMTTLLDLAAATGPSSYEAAVLLIEATLAVAHGYTSLYAEGFFARKSNNVDDVAARACAAARTLITPSGR; encoded by the coding sequence ATGTCGGCGGAACGGAGCTACCACCACGGTGACCTCCGCGCGGCGCTGATCGACACCAGCTTCACCCTGCTCGCCGAGCAGGGACTCGAACGCTTCTCGGTCGCCGCGGTCGCCCGCCGGCTGGGCGTCAGCTCGGCCGCGCCGTACCGGCACTTCCCGGACCGCTCCCGCCTGCTCGGCGCGGTCTCGGCCGCGGCCGCCCGCGACCTGCGCGCCGCGATCGCCGACGCCGCCGAGGCGGCGGGCCCCGACCCGGCCGACCGCCTGGCCGCGGCGGCGGGCGCCTATGTCCGGTACGTGGCCGGCACCGGCGCCGGCATCCACGTCATCTACGCCGCCGAGCTGTACGGCCTCGCGGACGACGCCCGCGCCGAGCAGACCCGTGCGCTGATGACCACGCTGCTCGACCTGGCCGCGGCGACCGGCCCCAGCTCGTACGAGGCGGCCGTCCTGCTGATCGAGGCGACCCTCGCCGTCGCACACGGCTACACCTCGCTGTACGCCGAGGGCTTCTTCGCCCGCAAGTCCAACAACGTCGACGACGTCGCCGCCCGGGCCTGCGCGGCCGCCCGGACCCTGATCACCCCGTCCGGCCGGTAG
- a CDS encoding helix-turn-helix transcriptional regulator yields the protein MIGREAEWRTVTEALDSLGDGAQVIEVVGEPGIGKTRLLAELAGYARDSKLLTLTGRATEFESEMPFALLTEALDDHVRLHGEALRAGLSGDDVLRLGEILDGLRAGPGAPPASSGGAAERYRTLRALRRLLETIAEPDGLLLILDDVHWCDPATTDLIDYLLRRPPAGPVVLALAYRPAQAPPRLAAALAAGHAGRSHRRLALAPLQQADATLLLGPGADARDAAYLYRLSGGNPLYLDALRRCGTTALGAARTRDDPDPALAALPAEVRAALGAEWESVGPDSRLLASAAAVGGDECEPALLAEVAELPMPAVLRCLDELVARDLVQVVAGTGRFRFRHPLVRHVVYASAAAGWRLGAHARAAAHLERVGAPPRARAHHVARSAAVGDAAAAVTLVSAARAVGAQAPATAAEWLRTALRLVPGDTTGAGLPARAELLTYLAERHAASGNLAEARQAMGVVLDELLPAGHPARATAVAYTGVLIRLLGRHDEAQALLTAELDHRPDADNSDVLLQIATYALMRGRLVEADERLCQVIARAPGGTAVAIARAMRPMTGYAAGPADRSGEPRPAADLLDTLSDDDIACRFEVVAWLCWTGLEAQGPRDSLRRLLRCRQIAVQAGQSFVLPYLLAMQALMQARLGRIGDAKRAAEEALAISRLLAAAEPLALALLTQSWLHRCAGDYAAAIATGEQSVAAASVSRGWLATARAILAFSRVAAGDVRRGAADLVAAGGGPELTALYPHNRLIACTVLSEIAAKAGEPESPRHWADLADRIAGSGHRAGPALALLARAFPVGADDRAGGAELAERAAALLAEAELPLVAGRAWLTAGTLRLAAGDEPAALAALARAAELGEHTDAEDLHTAIRRLSRRLRPDVPPTAAPGAAELTRRESEIAVLIAAGMSNAEIAAELYVSVRTVETHVSRIYTKLGVTGRAAAVSRLAR from the coding sequence ATGATCGGCCGGGAGGCCGAGTGGCGCACGGTCACCGAGGCGCTGGACTCCCTCGGCGACGGCGCACAGGTGATCGAGGTCGTCGGCGAGCCCGGCATCGGCAAGACCCGCCTGCTCGCCGAGCTGGCCGGGTACGCCCGGGACAGCAAGCTGCTGACGCTCACCGGCCGCGCCACCGAGTTCGAGTCCGAGATGCCGTTCGCGCTGCTGACCGAGGCGCTGGACGACCACGTACGCCTGCACGGCGAGGCCCTGCGCGCCGGGCTGTCCGGCGACGACGTGTTGCGGCTCGGCGAGATCCTCGACGGCCTGCGGGCCGGGCCGGGCGCGCCGCCGGCCTCGTCCGGTGGCGCCGCCGAGCGCTATCGGACGCTGCGGGCGCTGCGCCGGCTGCTCGAGACCATCGCCGAGCCGGACGGGCTGTTGCTCATCCTCGACGACGTGCACTGGTGCGACCCGGCGACCACGGACCTCATCGACTACCTGCTGCGCCGCCCGCCCGCCGGCCCGGTGGTGCTGGCGCTCGCCTACCGGCCGGCGCAGGCGCCGCCCCGGCTGGCCGCCGCGCTCGCCGCCGGCCACGCCGGGCGGTCGCACCGCCGGCTGGCGCTGGCGCCGTTGCAGCAGGCGGACGCGACCCTGCTGCTCGGGCCCGGCGCGGACGCCCGCGACGCGGCGTACCTCTACCGCCTGAGCGGGGGAAACCCGCTGTACCTCGACGCGCTGCGCCGCTGCGGCACCACCGCGCTCGGCGCCGCCCGTACCCGCGACGACCCCGACCCCGCGCTGGCAGCCTTGCCCGCCGAGGTGCGGGCCGCGCTCGGCGCGGAGTGGGAATCCGTCGGGCCGGACAGCCGCCTGCTGGCCTCCGCCGCCGCCGTCGGCGGCGACGAGTGCGAGCCGGCGCTGCTCGCCGAGGTGGCCGAGCTGCCGATGCCGGCCGTGCTGCGCTGCCTGGACGAGCTGGTGGCCCGCGACCTCGTCCAGGTGGTGGCCGGCACCGGCCGGTTCCGCTTCCGGCATCCGCTCGTGCGGCACGTCGTGTACGCGTCGGCCGCCGCCGGGTGGCGGCTCGGCGCGCACGCGCGGGCCGCGGCGCACCTGGAGCGGGTGGGCGCGCCGCCGCGGGCCCGGGCGCACCATGTCGCCCGGTCGGCGGCGGTCGGTGACGCCGCCGCGGCCGTCACCCTGGTCTCGGCGGCCCGGGCGGTCGGCGCGCAGGCGCCCGCCACCGCGGCCGAGTGGCTGCGGACCGCGCTGCGCCTGGTGCCCGGCGATACCACCGGCGCCGGGCTGCCGGCCCGCGCCGAGCTGCTCACCTACCTTGCCGAACGGCACGCGGCGAGCGGGAACCTCGCCGAGGCGCGGCAGGCGATGGGCGTGGTCCTCGACGAGCTGCTGCCGGCCGGGCACCCCGCCCGGGCGACGGCCGTGGCGTACACCGGCGTGCTGATCCGGCTGCTCGGCCGGCACGACGAGGCGCAGGCGCTGCTCACCGCGGAGCTGGACCACCGGCCCGACGCGGACAACTCGGATGTGCTGCTCCAGATCGCCACCTATGCCCTGATGCGCGGCCGGCTCGTCGAGGCCGACGAGCGCCTGTGCCAGGTCATCGCGCGGGCACCGGGCGGCACGGCCGTCGCGATCGCGCGCGCCATGCGGCCGATGACCGGGTACGCGGCGGGGCCGGCGGACCGGTCCGGCGAGCCGCGCCCGGCGGCCGACCTGCTGGACACGCTCAGCGACGACGACATCGCCTGCCGGTTCGAGGTCGTCGCCTGGCTCTGCTGGACCGGGCTCGAGGCGCAGGGTCCGCGCGACTCGCTGCGCCGCCTGCTGCGCTGCCGGCAGATCGCCGTACAGGCTGGACAGAGCTTCGTGCTGCCGTACCTGCTGGCCATGCAGGCGCTGATGCAGGCCCGGCTGGGCCGGATCGGCGACGCGAAGCGAGCCGCCGAGGAGGCCCTCGCCATCTCGCGGCTGCTCGCCGCCGCCGAGCCGCTGGCGCTCGCGCTGCTGACCCAGAGCTGGCTGCACCGCTGCGCCGGCGACTACGCGGCGGCGATCGCGACGGGCGAGCAGTCGGTCGCGGCGGCGTCGGTGAGCCGCGGCTGGCTCGCGACCGCCCGGGCGATCCTGGCGTTCAGCCGGGTCGCGGCCGGTGACGTGCGGCGCGGCGCGGCCGACCTGGTGGCCGCCGGCGGCGGACCCGAGCTGACCGCGCTGTACCCGCACAACCGGCTGATCGCCTGCACCGTGCTCAGCGAGATCGCCGCGAAGGCCGGCGAGCCCGAGTCGCCGCGGCACTGGGCGGACCTGGCCGACCGGATCGCCGGCTCCGGGCACCGGGCCGGGCCGGCGCTGGCGCTGCTGGCGCGGGCCTTCCCGGTCGGCGCCGACGACCGGGCCGGCGGTGCCGAGCTCGCCGAGCGGGCCGCCGCCCTGCTGGCCGAGGCGGAGCTGCCGCTGGTGGCGGGCCGGGCCTGGCTGACGGCGGGCACCCTGCGCCTGGCCGCGGGCGACGAGCCGGCGGCGCTGGCCGCCCTCGCCCGGGCCGCGGAGCTCGGCGAGCACACGGACGCCGAGGACCTTCACACGGCGATCCGGCGCCTGTCCCGGCGGCTGCGGCCGGACGTGCCGCCGACGGCCGCGCCCGGTGCGGCGGAGCTCACCCGGCGCGAGAGCGAGATCGCGGTGCTGATCGCGGCCGGCATGTCCAACGCCGAGATCGCCGCCGAGCTGTACGTGAGCGTGCGCACCGTCGAGACGCACGTGTCGCGGATCTACACCAAGCTCGGCGTCACCGGCCGCGCCGCCGCGGTCAGCCGCCTGGCCCGCTGA